Proteins from one Candidatus Saccharimonadales bacterium genomic window:
- a CDS encoding glycosyltransferase family 4 protein, translated as MSKSNLRVAMIAPPWLALPIKGYGGIELVIEGLVNELAKQNVEVVLFANGARKMPDVKTFSYYNKELFDVIDEPYYDAPLQIMQTHLNFALKEIEKDGKFDIIHDHNPYIGPAFFSLASRIEGIPPVIHTFHGPPFSGTMKPKSKHVDNRPQLEYMNLGNLFMTCISEAMAAHAPKELDAHMLPAVHNAIDLDSFPFKKVKQNYYITLARFTADKGQKTAVRFAAKYKKRLRMAGTIAGIGSNRKILFELSNPLSSYRKNEEFRYYSDKILPYVLRYPRITYSGNLSGREKMKFLSNAKALLFPIDWDEPFGMAVIEALACGTPVVAMRRGAMPEIIEHGVNGFLADTEEEFFEYANRVDEIDPADCRKSVEAKFSAKRMAATYIDRYNEILKIVKK; from the coding sequence ATGAGTAAATCAAATCTTCGCGTGGCCATGATTGCACCCCCATGGCTTGCTCTACCGATCAAAGGCTATGGTGGCATCGAACTTGTTATTGAAGGATTAGTTAATGAACTAGCTAAACAGAATGTTGAAGTCGTATTGTTTGCTAATGGCGCAAGAAAAATGCCAGATGTGAAAACCTTTTCGTACTACAATAAAGAATTATTCGATGTTATCGACGAACCGTACTACGATGCGCCGCTTCAAATCATGCAAACACATCTTAACTTTGCACTTAAAGAGATTGAAAAAGATGGTAAGTTTGATATTATCCACGATCATAATCCATATATTGGTCCAGCTTTCTTTTCACTTGCAAGCAGGATAGAAGGAATACCGCCCGTTATCCATACATTCCATGGCCCTCCTTTTTCAGGTACCATGAAGCCAAAAAGTAAACATGTTGACAACAGACCGCAGCTTGAGTACATGAACCTTGGTAACTTATTTATGACCTGTATTTCTGAGGCGATGGCAGCACATGCGCCAAAAGAGCTAGATGCTCATATGCTTCCAGCCGTCCATAATGCAATAGATCTTGATAGTTTTCCATTTAAGAAAGTAAAGCAAAACTACTACATTACGCTTGCCAGATTTACTGCAGATAAAGGACAAAAAACAGCAGTAAGATTTGCCGCTAAGTATAAAAAACGCCTTCGTATGGCCGGAACAATTGCCGGTATTGGATCAAATCGTAAAATATTATTCGAGCTTTCAAATCCACTTAGCTCATACCGAAAGAATGAAGAATTTCGTTACTATAGCGACAAGATTTTGCCTTACGTCCTAAGATATCCTCGGATTACTTATTCGGGTAATCTTAGCGGCAGAGAGAAAATGAAATTCTTATCTAATGCAAAGGCGCTCCTATTTCCAATTGACTGGGACGAACCGTTTGGCATGGCAGTCATCGAAGCACTTGCGTGCGGTACGCCGGTTGTTGCCATGAGACGTGGTGCAATGCCAGAAATCATAGAGCACGGTGTGAACGGATTCCTCGCTGATACTGAAGAAGAATTCTTCGAGTACGCAAATCGGGTTGATGAGATTGATCCTGCAGATTGTCGTAAGTCTGTTGAGGCAAAATTCTCTGCAAAACGAATGGCCGCAACGTACATTGATCGCTATAACGAGATTCTAAAGATTGTTAAAAAATAG
- a CDS encoding replication-associated recombination protein A, translating into MQRVPLAERMRPTTLDEVIGQHHLLGDGEILRQIVRSREPVSLILWGPPGSGKTTLARIIAREVEAEFIEISAVTSGKKDVERIVEHARQNWNLQLRTILFVDEIHRFNKAQQDAFLPHVESGLITLIGATTENPSFEVINPLLSRSRVLVLQPLSKDEIIDILSRALKDEKKEKQVTKSALDYLAELSGGDARVALGNLELALSMGEKVTPEIVKVAAQKRVPGYDKKGDMHYNVISAFIKSMRGSNVDATLYYLARMIDAGEDPKFIARRMVIFASEDIGLAGNGALGLALQAFQAVERVGMPESSYTLFHVATALARSEKSRQTTDAMHNAQALAKQYPDAPVPLHLRNAPTKLMKDIGYNEGYEWKANFKHDKGFLPDELNGKTIF; encoded by the coding sequence ATGCAACGAGTACCCCTCGCCGAGAGGATGCGGCCAACAACACTTGATGAGGTGATTGGACAACACCATCTGTTAGGTGACGGTGAAATCCTTCGACAAATCGTTCGCTCACGTGAACCAGTCAGTCTTATTCTTTGGGGGCCACCCGGAAGTGGCAAAACAACGCTGGCTAGAATAATTGCCCGTGAAGTAGAAGCCGAATTCATTGAGATATCTGCTGTAACAAGCGGTAAAAAAGACGTTGAACGAATTGTCGAACATGCTCGCCAGAACTGGAACCTGCAACTTCGCACTATCTTATTTGTTGATGAAATACATAGGTTTAATAAAGCACAACAAGATGCCTTTTTGCCTCATGTAGAATCCGGGCTCATTACACTTATTGGAGCAACGACAGAAAACCCAAGTTTTGAAGTGATTAACCCACTACTTTCTCGCAGCCGAGTGCTTGTGCTCCAGCCGCTGAGCAAGGATGAAATTATCGATATTCTTAGTCGAGCTCTTAAAGATGAAAAGAAAGAAAAACAGGTGACGAAATCTGCACTTGATTATCTAGCCGAATTATCTGGCGGTGATGCCCGGGTAGCACTTGGTAACCTTGAGCTGGCTCTTTCTATGGGCGAAAAAGTGACGCCGGAAATTGTCAAAGTCGCTGCTCAAAAGCGTGTCCCTGGCTACGATAAAAAAGGCGACATGCACTATAACGTTATCTCTGCTTTTATTAAAAGTATGCGCGGCAGTAACGTTGATGCAACGCTCTATTACCTAGCCCGGATGATTGATGCTGGTGAGGATCCAAAGTTTATTGCGCGCCGTATGGTCATATTTGCTAGTGAAGATATTGGACTTGCTGGAAATGGTGCCTTGGGACTGGCGCTTCAAGCTTTCCAGGCTGTAGAACGAGTTGGTATGCCAGAAAGTAGCTACACCCTTTTCCACGTTGCAACGGCACTTGCAAGGAGCGAAAAGTCCAGACAGACAACCGATGCGATGCATAACGCCCAGGCACTCGCGAAGCAGTATCCAGATGCCCCAGTGCCCCTTCATCTTCGCAATGCACCGACAAAATTAATGAAAGATATTGGCTATAATGAAGGCTACGAGTGGAAAGCTAATTTCAAGCATGACAAAGGGTTTTTGCCCGACGAGTTAAACGGAAAGACTATTTTTTAA
- a CDS encoding D-alanine--D-alanine ligase family protein: MQRPTVLLLFGGESSEHDVSISSARNVYAAIDNTKYQVELGFIDRQGKWWLIDKFGQEVTSRDAAQLAPVLGTASFVTFPSSRVIMPDVILPILHGKNGEDGAVQGLAQLLHIPVVGCDMTASAICMDKVATKEILSSSGIKIVPYEVHHKMQELPDFSKLNMTLGCPLFVKPSRSGSSVGVSKVHTEDELIQALETAHRHDEVALIERGITAREIEVAIIGNPPYHEASVAGEIQPDGEFYSYDSKYAGSSESKVIIPADLTDDQHKTIQNLALRIYELLGCKGLARVDFFLTPEGEIFLNEINTIPGFTNISMYPKLWQASGLTYPQLIEKLIHLALDIPSST; the protein is encoded by the coding sequence ATGCAGCGACCTACCGTACTATTACTTTTTGGCGGTGAATCGTCCGAGCACGATGTCTCGATTTCTTCTGCGCGCAATGTCTACGCTGCAATCGACAATACAAAATACCAGGTTGAACTTGGCTTTATTGATAGGCAAGGTAAGTGGTGGCTCATAGATAAGTTCGGCCAGGAAGTGACGTCACGTGACGCAGCGCAGCTCGCGCCAGTTCTGGGCACGGCGAGCTTTGTTACGTTCCCAAGTAGTCGGGTTATCATGCCAGATGTTATTCTCCCAATCCTCCATGGTAAAAATGGTGAGGATGGTGCAGTCCAAGGCCTTGCGCAGCTTCTCCATATCCCTGTTGTTGGATGTGACATGACCGCCAGCGCCATTTGTATGGATAAAGTCGCAACCAAAGAAATACTATCAAGCAGTGGTATTAAGATAGTGCCATACGAAGTTCACCATAAAATGCAGGAACTCCCCGACTTCAGTAAGCTTAATATGACACTCGGATGCCCGTTATTTGTGAAGCCCTCAAGGTCAGGTAGCTCAGTTGGTGTAAGTAAAGTTCACACTGAAGACGAACTCATCCAGGCACTTGAAACTGCTCATCGACACGATGAGGTTGCCTTAATTGAGCGGGGGATCACAGCACGTGAAATAGAAGTTGCCATTATTGGTAATCCACCCTACCACGAAGCAAGTGTTGCAGGTGAAATTCAACCAGATGGAGAATTTTACAGTTATGACTCTAAATATGCGGGGTCAAGTGAGTCAAAAGTTATTATCCCAGCCGATCTCACGGATGATCAGCATAAGACCATCCAAAACCTTGCACTTCGTATCTATGAGCTACTCGGATGTAAGGGTCTAGCACGTGTAGATTTCTTTCTCACCCCTGAAGGAGAGATATTTTTAAATGAAATAAATACAATTCCTGGCTTCACAAATATTAGTATGTATCCAAAATTATGGCAGGCAAGTGGGCTGACGTACCCGCAGCTTATTGAAAAACTTATTCACCTCGCTCTTGATATTCCATCAAGCACTTGA
- a CDS encoding T6SS immunity protein Tdi1 domain-containing protein, translating into MDYKNFLVDFSSVDLTDVYSEWMWLIDVSDLSRPLGMTSFGDLFFQKDNYEVYFLDTLEGTVELFAESQEEMIAKLSVQENLDNYMMTALVTTLREKNIKLKINELYIFNVHPIIGGEAVSSNVSVVTMRVALSLIGQLHRQVR; encoded by the coding sequence ATGGACTATAAAAATTTCTTAGTAGACTTCTCCTCAGTAGACCTAACTGATGTCTATAGCGAATGGATGTGGCTTATTGATGTATCTGATCTCAGCCGGCCGCTTGGCATGACTTCGTTTGGAGATCTTTTCTTTCAAAAAGATAATTACGAAGTCTATTTTTTAGATACTTTAGAGGGAACCGTGGAGTTATTTGCTGAGTCTCAAGAGGAGATGATAGCTAAGTTATCAGTACAGGAAAATCTTGATAACTATATGATGACAGCACTCGTCACAACACTACGTGAAAAAAATATTAAATTAAAAATAAATGAACTATACATATTTAACGTTCACCCAATCATAGGTGGTGAGGCTGTGTCTAGTAACGTGAGTGTCGTAACCATGAGAGTTGCGCTATCATTAATCGGCCAACTCCATCGTCAAGTGCGTTAA
- a CDS encoding ferric reductase-like transmembrane domain-containing protein, producing MAEHKMKNLLGNSRFYILVSSVLLSIIIAAYIRLQIPSDQLYYIRIQQLFGLFAIIYWLLALVISPIGYVIGKQRMKHLGFARRAIGVSAAYFATLHGAVALWGQLGGLSALALLPPLFQWSIAGGAIGLFILLIMAATSFDKVISFMTFTKWKWLHRLVYIGFILVCLHIWTIGTHLAYMGVQWTAFTALVILSGLELFRTIKLVNDKYLHFEKREMITLFGASWVIIIFLISLTPVFVQNYYSKHESHSEEHTVSTEDSHSEAHNE from the coding sequence ATGGCGGAACATAAAATGAAGAATTTGCTTGGTAATTCACGCTTTTATATTTTAGTTAGCTCTGTTTTACTGAGCATTATTATTGCGGCATACATACGTCTACAGATACCAAGCGATCAACTCTACTACATTCGTATCCAACAACTGTTTGGCCTTTTTGCTATCATATATTGGCTCCTGGCTCTCGTTATATCACCAATTGGCTACGTAATTGGTAAGCAGCGCATGAAGCATCTTGGTTTTGCAAGACGTGCCATAGGCGTATCAGCTGCCTACTTTGCGACGCTGCACGGTGCGGTAGCACTTTGGGGTCAGCTTGGTGGTCTGAGTGCGCTTGCTTTATTGCCACCACTATTTCAGTGGTCGATAGCAGGTGGTGCGATTGGTCTTTTTATACTCCTCATTATGGCAGCGACGTCGTTTGATAAAGTCATTTCCTTCATGACATTTACAAAATGGAAATGGCTGCACAGGCTCGTTTACATTGGGTTCATATTAGTTTGTTTGCATATCTGGACGATTGGTACGCACTTAGCATACATGGGTGTGCAGTGGACGGCATTTACTGCGCTCGTTATATTAAGCGGATTAGAGTTATTTAGAACTATAAAGCTTGTGAACGACAAATATCTCCATTTTGAAAAAAGAGAAATGATAACACTTTTTGGTGCTAGTTGGGTGATAATTATTTTTCTTATATCTTTAACACCTGTCTTTGTACAGAATTACTACAGCAAACACGAAAGCCATAGTGAGGAGCATACAGTCAGTACCGAAGACTCTCATAGCGAGGCACATAATGAGTAA
- a CDS encoding YcnI family protein produces MLKQVTQRLSVIGVSIGVATLAFSTSAFAHVVVKPAEVVTAGFQTFTIGVPNEKDISTTSIKLVIPDGLKYVQPTQKAGWQIDVEKSGTGEDAAVKSITWSGNEVKGGFRDDFTFSGQVPEKAADLQWKAYQTYSDGTVVSWDKAAQGEDSETTTSGPFSVTKVVADTATDTSIKKADQAAADAKSEASTALYVGVAGIVVGLAGVYVATRNK; encoded by the coding sequence GTGTTAAAACAAGTAACTCAGAGATTGTCAGTAATTGGAGTATCGATTGGTGTAGCGACACTTGCTTTTAGCACGAGCGCTTTTGCTCACGTTGTTGTAAAGCCCGCCGAGGTTGTCACAGCTGGCTTCCAGACATTTACTATCGGAGTTCCAAACGAAAAAGATATTTCAACGACAAGTATTAAACTTGTTATTCCAGACGGATTAAAATATGTACAGCCGACTCAAAAAGCAGGTTGGCAAATTGATGTTGAAAAAAGTGGTACTGGTGAAGATGCAGCTGTGAAATCTATCACATGGAGCGGTAACGAAGTAAAGGGCGGTTTCAGAGATGACTTTACTTTTAGTGGTCAAGTACCGGAAAAAGCTGCTGATTTGCAGTGGAAAGCCTACCAAACTTACTCAGATGGTACGGTTGTATCTTGGGACAAGGCAGCTCAGGGTGAGGATAGCGAAACGACCACATCTGGGCCATTCTCAGTCACAAAAGTTGTCGCCGACACTGCAACGGATACTTCGATCAAGAAGGCTGACCAAGCTGCAGCCGACGCAAAGAGTGAAGCGAGCACTGCACTATATGTGGGCGTTGCTGGTATCGTCGTTGGTTTA